One region of Microbacterium rhizosphaerae genomic DNA includes:
- a CDS encoding sulfite exporter TauE/SafE family protein, which yields MGETDAGAAVVRRTPKFVFACIGIGLAAGLLSGLFGVGGGTVIVPMLVLLLGFDQRLASGTSLAAIVPTAAVGVVSYAVHGSVAWIAGIILAVGAVIGAQIGTWLLHRMSVVVLRWAFIAFLGVVVISLFVVIPSRDAQLDITWGIGLALGATGVVTGILSGLLGVGGGIIVVPALMLGFGTSDLVAKGTSLLMMIPTAISGTVGNMRRNNVDLVTAVIVGVAACTTTAVGAWIASLLNPFVANVLFALFLVFIAVQMAMRLLREKKAREAAR from the coding sequence ATGGGCGAGACGGATGCGGGTGCCGCGGTCGTGAGGCGGACGCCGAAGTTCGTGTTCGCGTGCATCGGGATCGGACTCGCGGCCGGACTCCTCTCCGGCCTGTTCGGCGTCGGCGGCGGCACGGTCATCGTGCCGATGCTGGTCCTGCTCCTGGGCTTCGATCAGCGGCTGGCCTCCGGAACCTCGCTCGCCGCCATCGTGCCCACCGCCGCGGTGGGTGTCGTCTCGTACGCCGTCCACGGGTCGGTCGCCTGGATCGCAGGAATCATCCTCGCGGTCGGCGCCGTCATCGGCGCTCAGATCGGCACCTGGCTCCTGCACCGGATGTCGGTGGTCGTGTTGCGCTGGGCGTTCATCGCCTTCCTCGGCGTCGTGGTCATCAGTCTCTTCGTCGTCATCCCCTCGCGCGACGCGCAGCTGGACATCACATGGGGCATCGGCCTCGCCCTCGGCGCGACCGGCGTGGTGACCGGCATCCTGTCGGGCCTCCTGGGCGTCGGTGGCGGCATCATCGTCGTGCCTGCGCTCATGCTCGGCTTCGGCACGAGCGACCTCGTCGCCAAGGGCACTTCGCTCCTCATGATGATCCCGACGGCGATCTCGGGGACCGTCGGCAACATGCGGCGGAACAACGTCGACCTCGTGACCGCCGTGATCGTCGGCGTCGCCGCCTGCACGACAACGGCCGTGGGCGCCTGGATCGCGTCGCTGCTGAACCCGTTCGTCGCCAACGTCCTGTTCGCGCTCTTCCTCGTGTTCATCGCGGTCCAGATGGCCATGCGACTGCTGCGCGAGAAGAAGGCGCGAGAGGCCGCTCGGTAG
- a CDS encoding SHOCT domain-containing protein produces the protein MNFWNNFGNLIWWFLWVFVFVAYLFALFAIIGDLFRDRKLSGWWKAVWIVFLIFVPFLTALIYLIARGNGMAERGAKEAAAVQRDTDAYIRTVAGTKSPTDEIAHASELLKAGTITQAEFDQIKAKALAS, from the coding sequence ATGAATTTCTGGAACAACTTCGGGAACCTCATCTGGTGGTTCCTGTGGGTCTTCGTCTTCGTCGCTTACCTGTTCGCGCTTTTCGCGATCATCGGCGACCTCTTCCGCGACCGCAAGCTCAGCGGCTGGTGGAAGGCCGTGTGGATCGTCTTCCTGATCTTCGTGCCGTTCCTGACGGCGCTGATCTACCTCATCGCACGCGGCAACGGCATGGCCGAGCGCGGCGCGAAGGAGGCTGCCGCTGTGCAGCGCGACACGGATGCGTACATCCGCACGGTCGCCGGCACGAAGAGCCCGACCGACGAGATCGCACACGCGAGCGAACTGCTGAAGGCCGGCACGATCACGCAGGCCGAGTTCGACCAGATCAAGGCCAAGGCTCTCGCCTCCTGA